The following nucleotide sequence is from Campylobacter coli 76339.
AAAGATTACAACTCTGCCTTTTTCTAAATGTCTTTGAGCTCTTCTCATGATATAAGTTTCACAAAAAGCTTCCATTTGGATCGCACTTTGTACTCTCACATCAAGTCCGTAACTTTCTAAAGCTTCTTGGATAGCGATAGCATTAATAACGGTCGCAAGCATTCCCATGTGATCACCGCTTGTGCGTTTGATAAGACCACCTTTTGCTGCTGAAACACCGCGAATGATATTTCCACCACCTATAACTATACCTACTTCTATATTATTTTTAACTAGTTCTTTGATCTCATTCGCTATGAATTTTAAAATAGAATTTTCAATACCAAAGCCATTTTCTCCGGCTAAAGCTTCTCCTGAAAATTTTACTAAAACTCTTTTTTTCTCTTGCATTTTTTCTCCTTAATCAACTCGAAATTATATTGAAAATTCCATTAAATTTAGCTAATTTAAGCTAATAAGTTCTAAAGGATTGATATGAAAATTCTTTTGTGTTACTTCAAAAGTTAAATCATTTTTTATCCTGCCTACTACCGCACCTTTTTTTACATTTTTACCCACTTTGATATTAGGCGCTATCTTATCCAAGTGTGCATAAATAGTATGAATTCCATTATCATGTTCGACTATCACAACTCTTGCAAGCATACTTGTATCTTTGGCAAAAACTATCTTTCCATCCAAAACACTTTTTACCACAGCATCTGATTTTTTGCTTCTTAAAACAACATTTTCATTGAAAATTTTAATATTATAAACAGGATCGATATAATTTCCAAATTTTTGCTTTACAGTAAAGGATTCTAAAGGAGCTATAGTTTTTTTACCTATATAGCGCTTAGTAGTGCTTCCTTGATAGCTAGAACCAATTTGACGAATTTTTTGAGTATTGTTAGTGATTTTGCTATCGCTAACAACTTTTTGGGTTTGTTTTTTGTCTTCTTGTTTACTTTCTATAATTTTTAACTGATTTAGAGTTTTTCTTAACTCATCTTGCTGATCTTGTAAATTCTCGAGTTTCTTAGCATAAATCGCACGATCGGTTTTTTGCTTATTGATTTCTTTAACTTGCTTTTGTCTTAGATTTTGAAGTTTTGCTAATTGAGCATTGTAATCTTTTAAATCTTCATTGATTTTTTTAATTTGACTTTGCTTGCTATCGATCAGTTTGCTTATATCCTCATAATCCTTAGAAAGCTTAAAAATTTCATCTTGTAAAATTTTATCCAAGCCGCCTAAAACTTCAAAAGCCATAAAGCTTTCCTTGCTTTCAACATAACCTTGCGGTATAGGTAAATCATAAGCAAAATCTTTAGCCATTAAGGCTATAAGCTTGCCTTCCATACTGGCTTTGCTTTTTAAAAGATCTGTATTTTGGCTTGTGAGCAAATTTAAGTCTTTATTTTGTGCCTTGGCTCGAGCTTCAAGCTTAAGGGTTTGAGAATTAAGAGTTTCGATTTGAGCACTCAGTTCTTTTAAACTCTTTTCTCCATTTAATATATCATTTGCCAAATCTTCAAGTTTTTTATTTACCTGCTCTTGAATGCGTTTATTTTCTGCTAAGTTCTTGGTTTTTTCATTGATAGCATTAGCATAAATTTCATTGCTTAAGTAAAAAAAACAAAGAAAAATTAAAATTTTTCTCATTTCTTCACCCTAAACATCACCGAATTTACGCACAATAAGCATACAAATAAAGTGGCTAAAAAAATCACACCCAAATGCACGATAAAATTAATAGGAGGCAAGATAATATCAACCGCCTTTAGACTATCTTGAACTATAGAAAGATCGTAAATTTGTGTGAAAAATATAAACAAAACAATAAAAGCGATAAAACAATCCACTACTACAATCTTATACAGCATGAAAGATCTAAACCAAAAAGGTGCACCAAACAAGCACATAATCTCTACGCGTTCGGTGTGTTCAAAAAGCCAAATTCTCATTTGCTTTAAAAATAAAACAAAGGAAAGCAAGATAATGATAAATAAAAATAGCCAAAATACAAATTTCATCAAAACAAGTAAAGAATAAACCTTATCATGCGTTTTAGCAAAAGTTTCAACTTTACTAATGCTTGGTATGCTTAAAAGCTGATTTTTAATAGTATTAAGCTCATTTTGCGTAGGCAAATAATCAAGTTTAATGCTATAAAATTTAGGTAAAGAATCTCGCAAAACTTTTAAATTTTTATCAGAAACATCATTTTTTAAACGCTCTATCAAATCCTTAGGATCTAATAATTCCAAACTAGAAAAAGAAGAAAGTTTGGTTTTTATAACATTCTTATCAAGTTCGGTAGAGCTTGCGACAATGATATTATAATCTTTATTGACAAGCTCTTCGTAGTATTTTAAAGTAGCATTTGTAAGTAAAATAAACTCAAAGGCAAACATCATAAAAAGCAAAGGCAAAATCAAAGATAAGTGAGTTTTAAAAAATTTCATTCATATTTCCATTTTCTATATTGAAACGACGATAATTCAGTCTTAAATTGCTCGGAATTCTATGCGTAACCACCACAACACAAGTACCTAAAAGCTCTCTAGCTGATTTTAAAAGTGTCCAAATAATATCCGAAGAATACTCGTCCAAATTTCCCGTAGGCTCATCGCAAAGCAAAAGCTTAGGATTGTGCGCTAAAGCTCTAGCCATAGCGACTCTTTGCTGCTCTCCTCCGCTTAGCTGGTTAGGCAATTTATCTGCTTTAAATGTCAAATTTACATGCTTTAAAAGCTTACTAGCTTGATCATGGCAAACTTTCTTACTATAACCTTTGATCATAAGAGGAAGCATGACATTTTTTTCCACGCTGTATTCTTGTATAAGTCTATAGTCTTGAAAAATAATACCGATTTGCTGACGCAATTTTAAAAGCTCTAAATTTCCGATCTTTCGCATAGAAGATCCGCATACTTCAAGCTGACCTGAAAGGAGTTCTAAATCCCCATAAAAAGATTTCAACAGAGTGCTTTTTCCACTTCCACTTTTACCTGTAATAAATACAAAATCATCATCTTTAAAAGTAAAGCTAGCTTCTTTGATAACTAATTCATCATAACCTAAAGAAAGTTTATGTGCTTGAATTAAATTTGACATTCCATCCTCTTTGAATTTCAAAATTCGTAAATTATGCTTTATTTTTACTTAATTTTCAAGAAAATGATCTGTATTAAAATGAAATTTAATACTTTCCTTAAGCATTTTTATAGCTTTTAAATTTTCTTGTATTTTAAAAGGCTCCTTAAAAACAAAGCTAATCGTCTCATCTATATGTAAATAACAGTGCTCAGGCTTATTAAAAGCACCAAAGGCTATCTTCAACAATAAACTTTCCCCTTGCTTATAAATATTTTCAAAATGCAAGAAGAAATCCTCTTTTTTCAGGGTAAAGTTTTTAAAATTTTTCTCCAAAAGCATTAAATCATTTCTGCTTAAATGCATATCTGAAAAATCAAATTCTTCTACAAAGATATCGTTTTCTTCCTTGTCTAAATTCCACACCCAAAGATCATAAATATCTTTTTCTTGTCTTTTCCATCTATCTTCGTATTTGCTAGAAATTTCTAAATTTTCATTTTTTCTAATGCTAAATTGTGGCGATGAGAATTCCAAAAATTCCTTAAGAGTAAAATCAAAATACTCATAACTATCCGTTCTAAGTTCAAAAACTCCTTGTGCTGTAAGTACTCTTGCGCATTCTTTGCAAAATGCTTTAGAAATAACACGGCGATGAGGCTTTTTATCCCAAGGAACTGGAAAGTGTAAGAAAATTTTTTCTATAGAATGAGATTGAAGAACGCTTAGTAAAAGCCTAGCATCACTTTGAATTAATAAAATATTATCAATACCCTGTGCTTTTGCAAGCTTTGCTACCTGTGTGATGGCTGGATTATAAATTTCTATCCCAAGGATTAAAACTTGAGGATTGTTTTTAGCTTGATAAAGCAAATGCCTTCCTGAACCAAAGCCGATTTCAATGTAAATTTTGCCTCCAAGTCTTGCTAGCACCTCTTCAAAATCATTAGCAATTAAAGGAGTTTTTTCAGCCAAAGCATTGTTTTTTACACCGAAAGCCTCGCTGATAATATCTTCGCAAAAATATTGTTTAAAGATATCTAAAGCCTTGTGCAAATAAGCTATTTTAGAAGGTTTGGTATGTTTATCTACCTTAACTACAAATTCATTTTCTCCTTTTTTAATCTGTAGAAAAAAGCTTTCTTCTTTAACCTTTGTATAGATTAAATTCACATTGTCATTATATGCCATCCAAACAAATTCTACCCCATCTTTTTCAAAGGGTAGAATGATTTCTTTAAGTTTTATCGCTTTAAAATTTGGCACTATTGCCCTGCCTTAACTCTTTTTGAAGGCTCTGAACGAAGACCAACAGAATCAATCGCTATAACCTCATAACTATACTCCACACCTGGCAAAGCTTTGATATCTTTTAGTCTTTTTTCTTTTATGCCCTTAAAAATAGCATCTTGATCTCCGCCATAGCGTCTAACTTCGTATTCAACTGCTCTAGAATCATTATCTATCCATTCTAGATCGATACCCTCACTTGTGCTTTGAGCTAAAATCACAGTAGGAGAAGACGGGAGTCCTAAGGTTTTGCCCTCTACTCCATTTTCAGGCATAGGACTTTCAAGCCCATCTACATCCACCATGGTTACTTTATAATACTTGCTTTTTGCAGCACCCTCAACCCTATCTTCATAATAATTTTGCTCAGTTTTAGCCAAAAGAGTATAAGGAAGTAAACTTGAACTCGTAGAATAAACCTTATAATATGAAAAATCTTGATATTTAGGAGCATCCCAAGTCAAAATCACTTTATTAGAGCCATCTAAACTTGCATTTAAATGCTCAACTTGAGGTGGCAAAGCCTTGCTTGTAGAATTTAAAACAGAACTTGGCTCACTTTGCACTCCGTCAAATCCAACAGCGATGATTCTGTAGCTGAAATTCTCCCCTGGTTTTAAATCCTCATCTATAAATTCAGCATTCAAGCGATTTTTTATCTCGGCGATTTTTTTAAATTCTTGCTCATCCGCCTTAGCTCTTTCTATGATATAAGAAGCCACTCTTGGATCTGGATGCGGACGCCAAATCAATTTGATTCGGCTAGGTAGATTTGTAATAGCTTGTGCAAAAGGGACAGCCTCTAATCTTGGCATAGTTTTTACTTCAACTACCTTTCCATCTTCTGAAATATGACCTTGATTGTTAAAACTTCTCATCATATAATAATATTTTGTATTTGGCTCAAGTTTAGCATCTACATAATGGGTTTGAAATTTATCTTTTATCGTCCCTATGAGCTTAAATTCAGGATTTGCATCACTTGAACGATATAAATAAAATCCTTTAATATTATCATCATACAAAGGCTCCCATTCAAACGCTATATTGCTAATATCACTCAAGCTTTTTAAATTTTCAATCTTTGGCAAGCTTTCATTAACTAAAAGTTCTTTACTAGAACCCACGCTAGAAAGTTGTGAAACACTACAAGCACTAAATAAAAGAGTCAAAGCACCCAAGCAAAGACTCAAGTGAAATTTTTTCATTAAGCTCTCCTAAAATAAAATTTTTTTCTAAAATTTGCTTAAAATCATTCATCAATGGAGCTTGAACAAATATCTTTTCTCCATTTCTAGGGTGAACAAAATATAAAAAATACGCATGCAACATGATCCTGCACTCGTATTTTCCCCTATAACCGTATAATTCATCTCCTAAAATATGACGATTTATGCTAGCTAAATGCGCTCTGATTTGATGCGTTCTACCCGTAAAAAGTTTAGCCCCAATAAGACTTAATTCCTTACTTTTTGCCAAATTGACAAAAGCACTCTTAGCTTCCTTAGAGCCCCTAGTATGGGAATTTGTAACTATTTTTTTAATAGCATTCGCACTGGAACGAATCAAGGCTTTATCTATGATAATTTTATCCTCTTTTAGTGGCAAATCAATTAACGCGAGATAAATTCTTCCCATAGTTTTATCGCTAAGTTGCTCACTAAGCTTTTGATGGGCAAAATTATTTTTCGCGATCAGTATAGCTCCGCTTGTTTCTTTATCAAGCCTATGGACAAGCCCTGCTCGCACTTCTCCGCCTAAAGTAGAAAGAGTGTATTGTTTTTCTATAAGCCAATCCACTAAAGTTGCGCTTTTCACGCTCTTTGCTCCATGAACTACCAAATTTGAAGGCTTGTTTAAAACCAACAAATCCTCATCTTCGTATAAAATTTCTATATCAAAATCTATATCAAATTTAGGCTTAGCTTCCTCTACAAGTGGCAAATTTAAAACAAGCTTATCTCCGACTTTTAACTTGAATGAATTTTTATTTTGAATTTTATCATTAACCCAAACGCAGTTTTTTTCTATCATTAAAGCTATTTGACTGCGACTTTGATTAAGATTTTTAGCTAAAAAAATATCAAGTCTTGAGGATTCATCGACTAAAAAAGTTTGCATTTTTTCCTTATAAAATTTTATACAATTTAGAGTTTTATCCTATAATTATAATTTAATACTACAAATTGAAGGCAAATTTTGTTTATACCCGATAGAAGAATTTTAACACATTTTGATTATATACAACCTATTTTATTTATACCTATCATTTCAATTTCATTTTTTTTAATATACGAAGCCAATACCTTTTTAGCTGAAAAACAATTCGTTTATGCCTGTGTAGGGATTGCAGCATTTAGTGTATTTTTCTTACTACCCATACGCAAACTTATGTGGCTCATACCTGTAGCTTATTGGGTAAATATCTTTTTGCTTTTAAGTACAGATATTTTTGGAGTTGAAAGGCTAGGCGCCAAAAGATGGCTTGAAATTCCATTTACTCATTTTACCATTCAACCTTCTGAAATTTTTAAACCCAGCTTTATTTTAATGCTTGCTTATCTCATCTATCAAAATCCACCGCCCAAAAATGGCTATAAATTAAAACAATTTCTAAAACTTAGTTTTTTTATCATCTTGCCTTTTTTGCTGATCGCTCAAGAGCCTGATTTGGGTAGTGCTATGGTGCTTTTGATCGTAGGTTTTGGTGTGCTTTTTATCATGGGTGTGAATTATAAAATTTGGCTCAGCATCATCATCGCTATTGGTATAAGTTCTCCTATTATTTATACGCATTTTTTAAAGCCTTATCAAAAACAAAGAATTCATGATTTTATCTCAGAAAAACCAAGCTATCAAGTCGCACAGTCGATGATAGCTATAGGCAATGGCGGACTCATAGGCAAATCCGAAGACGAAGCCACGCAAACACATTTTAACTTTTTGCCTATCGCTACGAGTGATTTTATCTTTGCATATCTTATAGAGCGTTTTGGATTTATAGGCGGGTTTGTTTTAATCCTACTTTATATCCTGCTCATCTTTCACTTGCTAAGTCTTAATCATAAGCTTAAAAATGATTATTTTGCTAGAGTTGCCATAAACTGCGTGGCATTGTTTATTTTTATTTATGCGGGAGTTAATATTTCGATGACTATAGGTTTTGCACCGGTTGTCGGTATACCACTGCCTTTTTTTAGTTATGGTGGAAGTTCTTTTACAATTTTTATGATTTTCTTTGGAATTTTACAACATTTAATCACTTTTAGATATTTTTGGACAGATAATAAAAATAAATAAAATAACTTTAAGCAAAGATAAGATATAATTCTATCTTCACAAATCAAAGGCGGATTTATAGCTCAGTTGGTTAGAGCAACCGGCTCATAACCGGTTGGTCGCAGGTTCGAGTCCTGCTAAATCCACCACTACTTTAGTTGTACATATCTAATCCCAAAAAATGAATTAAATTAACTTTAACTACAAATAATCTATACCGTTTACTATCACCTTAAATTGAAATAGAAACCGATTCTCTTTTTAAATTTCTTTATGGTAAAATAATAAAGTTTATGAAGGTGATATATTGTATGTTTTAGTCTCTTTTTAAATTTCTTTATGGTAAAATGCACCTGTATCGCCTATAATAAAAACATTGGTTTTAGTCTCTTTTTAAATTTCTTTATGGTAAAATAAAAGGTGAGAATTTTAAAGAATGTTATCAGTTTTAGTCTCTTTTTAAATTTCTTTATGGTAAAATAATTTTTCATTTTCTAAAGCTAGTCTTCCTGTTTTAGTCTCTTTTTAAATTTCTTTATGGTAAAATAGACTTTGAACAAATAAAGAAAAATAGAGCTTTTTGTATACAAAAATGTATAAAAATATGCTATCATTTTAAAAGAGAAATTTAAAAAGAGACTAAAATAAGTGGTTTTCGGTTAGCCACGCAGGGTTACAATCCCTTTAAAACCGTTAAAATTCAAACAAACTAGCTTGTCTAATTTTATTAGACTTAGTTTGCTTGATTGAATATCAATATACTTTTAAAAGCTTCATCATAGGCCATGTTTTTTGCTCGTCTTTAAGGCAATATCTTCCCTTGGTTTAAAATCAGCCTTAATTTTTTCTCCAAGCGGGGTTATAATGTATTTTTCGAAAATTCTCAATCCCTGAATTCCTATTTTTTTAGCCTTTACATTTCCTTCTGCATTTGTAAACAATAGCCTTTGATTGTCTGTTAAGTTTTCAAATTTATTATCATGTTTTTCAACACAAATACTTGAGTTACTGATATCAAAACCATTATAATAAGCAAATTCGGGTTCTTGCATATCTTTTTTTTGTATCAAAACCAAATCATCTTTATGCAAAGAAAAACAAAACTCATAGCTTTCATCTATTTCTTGCCATTGCTTTGGATTGCCCTTTTTATCTTTACCTATAATTACTATTTTATTTGGTAAAACTCCTAAAGCAAAATCCATAGTATAAATAGGTATGGCATAAAATTTATTTTGTTTTTTAAAAATATCAATCCTTACCATGGTGTCATTTTCTACATATTTTGTACCTATTTTTCTTATTTTTCCACAATTTAGCGCTATTTCTACACCTTCTTGTGAGTTGTATTTTTTAATCATTTCATCTTTAGAGTAAAATGTTTCCTTATGTAAAGCTCCTCTTGCTCTTTTTCTAGGAGGTTTTGAAACAAAAAGCTTGTTTATTTGATTTAAAATTTGCTCTCTAAACCCCTCAAAAGGCTCAAAGAACTTAGCTTGATGTTTATAACTATCACTTGTAAGTTCTTTAGCATAAAGTTTTGCTTTTAAAAGCTCTTGTTCTTTTTTAAAATCTGAAAAAGCTTTTATAATGGCATTTGTGCTATAAGCGACTATCGTGGCATCAAGCGCGTGATGAAGATGGTTGTTTCTATCTTTTTGAGCAAATCCCCAAGTATGCCTTAAAACTGATGTAAGCATTCCATTGATTGTTTGCACATGTATTTTACTTCCTTTTTCTCCACTTTTTAGATTTACATCTTCTTTTTCATCCAAAGGTAAAAAATCTAAATATTCTTTTGTGTATTTAACAATAAGAGTTGAAATATATCTTGTATCATTTAAATTCCTACTGATAAAATCTTGCTGTTGCTTGCCTTTAAAAGCTTCGTCTAAAATTTTATTTTTCTTTTTATAGGGAAGATTTTGAGCTAAAGCTTGAATTTTACTCCATCTTTCTTCATTTGCTCCAAAGGCTTCAAAAGGTGTTTTATTGAGTTTTTCTTGATTTTCTTTGGTAAAAACCAAAACCTTATTTAAAAAAGAATCATCAAAACTTCGCGAATAAGGATATATATGATCAACCTCTAAAGCTTTTTCATCTCTTAAGTGTTCTATGGATATTTTTTTACCGCTATAAATACAAAATTCTTTTTGTTCTTTCCAAAGTTTTAATTTTAAGATGTTTTTAGCATTTGCCTTAAGTCCAAATTTTTCACACTCATTTAGAGCCCAAATATTATTCTCATAGTTTTCTTTTTGTTCTTTTTCGATCTTAGCCCTAAGCTTTTTACTCAGCCCTATATCTCTTGCTAATTCTATATGAATTTTATGCATTTTTCCATATTTTTTAAGCAAAGCATTTAAAACTTTTCTATACTCGCTTATAGCACGATTTACGATAGGATTGGTGAGCTCTTGTGCAAAAATGCTATCGCAAAAGGCAGGTAAGAAATCGAATTTTTGATTGTTTGATTTTGTTTTTAAATTTAAAAGCTTGCAAGCTTCATCGTATCTTTTTCCCTCTTTCATCAAAGGCAAGATTAGATTAAGTGCTTTAAAACTAAGATTTATATGATCGTTGAAATCAATTTCTAGCAGATTCTTGATTTGCTCGTTATTTAAACTATACTTTTCTAAAGTAATTTTTAATTTCTCATTATCTTTAATTAGAGTGATATAAGTCGCTATTTGATCTAATTCTTCCCTACTTAAGGAATGCTCTCCTAGGGCTTTTTTAAATTCGACTAATTTTCTAAATTCAATCAGTTTTGTACTTTCTACATTGTCCTTATCATACTTTAGACTTTTAAATTTCATACTTTCATGAAGTTTAATGTATTCTCTAAATTTTTTATAAGTGATACTTCCTTTATCTAAGATATGATTTAAAATTTCATTGATAATCTGACTCGATACAAGCTCTCCACTCTCTTTCTCTAAGCTTTTTAGCTCATTGATAATCTTGGTTAATGCTACGAATTCCCAAGCACTATATGAATTTTTACAAGCTCTTTTTTCATCTTCAAAAAAGGTGCAAGCTCCTACCAAATATGAAAAATCTTTCAAAGGTCTTTGAAAAAATGCAACTTTTAGAATTTCCTTTATAAAATTATCATTATAAGAATATCCCCATTCTTTTTGTTTTTCTAAAATCAGTTTTAATTCTTTTTCTAAATCACTTGCTAGAACGCAATTTTCATAACTGCCTTCTTTATTGCGTATATTTATAAAATCTTTTGTATTTTCTCTATATTTTTGGAAAAATTCTTTATAAAAATACTCTCCTACACTTTGATATTTTTCCAATTTTAAAGCATTTGTTTTTAAAGCACTTAAAATTTTCCCTTTTTCATTATCACTTGATTTTTTTTCATTTTTATTCATATAACCACGATGTTTTGCTATATGTAAAATCACTCTTGCTAAATCTTTGGGTTCTATTTTTTCATTAAGCGCTTTATATCTTAGCTCATAAGGACTTATAAGTCTTCCTTCATAAGCTTTAGGCAATTCTCCATCGTTTGCTATATAATCTTGATAATTTAATTTTAATCCTTTTGAAATAATATGCTTTAAAGCAATCAGTCTTGATCTTCTTCTTCCTAGTCGTCTTCTATTGCTTCTTGCATTGCGTCTAGGTAAAGCTAAAGATTCTTTTGTCTTAGGATCTTCAGCCTTGGTAAATAATCTTACACCACAATCTTGTAATTGATTATCTTCAACAAAAGCCCAACCTATAGAGTTAATCCCTATATCAAAACCTAAAATTTTCATTCGTTCTCGCTTTTATTATGGTATTTATGATTGATTTTAAATAACATTGCTTTCGCATCAAAGCACCTTTAACAATTTAACCCTACTCCTGAAATTCAACACTCTCAAATTTCGGCTTATCCACAAAGCAAGATTTTTCTTTTAAAAATAAAACCTCGACAACCCCTACAGGACCATTTCTGTTTTTGCCGACTAAAATTTCAGCATTTTCTTGCATAGGATTAGGAATAAAATTTCTTTGATAAGGCTTGCCTTCGGCTTTTGCTTTATTTTCGCGTTCTTTTTCATCCTGCTCCCTATAAACCTCATCGCGATACACAAACAAAATCGTATCCGCATCCTGCTCTATAGCCCCACTTTCACGCAAATCACTCATCATAGGACGCTTATTTGCACGCTGTTCCAAAGAACGATTGAGCTGTGAAAGTGCGATGATGGGCATATCAAGCTCTCTTGCTAAAAGCTTAAGCCCTCTTGAAATTTCGCTGACTTGTAAATGTCTATCATTGAAATTAGAATTACTCATCATAAGCCCTATATAATCAATCACGCAAAGCCCTATGCTTTCTTCTTGAGCCTTTAAACGCCTTAAAATCGCTCTTACATCTGTGATAGTCGCATAACCGCTATCATAGATAAATAATTTCTTTTTAGAATAATAATTACAAGCATCGCCAATGCGTTCCCATTCATTATCATTTAAATCCGCTGTCAAAATTTTTTGCAAAGGGATAGAAGTTTTTGCCGCAAGCATTCTTTGCATGATTTGAGCAGCAGGCATTTCAAGCGAAAACATTACCACTCCCTTATCCTGTCTTAAAACCTTCTCTATAAAATTTAAACACAGAGTTGTTTTTCCCATACCTGGGCGCGCTGCGATGATGATAAGCTCCCCACCTTTAAAACCCTTAGTCATAGTATTTAGATCTTCAAAACCCGTATCAAGTCCTATCACTGTTTTATTTTCAAGGCTTTTTTGTTTTTTGAATTCTTCTAAAAGCTCGCTTAAAACCAATTCTATATCTTTGATATCGTTAGTATTGACACGGTTGGTAATGTTAAAAATTTCCTTGCCGATTTCATCAGAAATTTCGCTGACTGCGCGATTATCATTGATCCGTGTTGGCAAAAGATGTGCAAAACTTAAAAGCTGTCTTTTAATCGACTTTTCGCGAAGTTCATTAACATAAGCGGGAAGATCTATTATCGAAGGAGTTGCGATAATCTCTGTTAAAATTTGTTCATCTATTTTTTTATGTTTTTTTAAAAAGCTAATCGATATAGGCTCCCCAGCATTCACGCAAGCAATAATAGCTTTAAAAACATCCTGATGAGCTTTAAGACTAAAATCTTTAGGTTCTATATCTCCTGCTATACTAGAATAAGCATCCTCGCTCATGATACAACTACTTAAAATTGCGCGCTCTAAATCCAAATCAAAATGCTCTTGCTGCACCCTATTTTCCTTTTTTGAGTAAAAATTATTGAAAGATTTTATCTAAAAGAATCTAAAAATTCACATAAGCTTTTTATAGAAAAATTAAAGTAATATTAGTTACAATAAAGTTATAATTTTAATTATAAAAACTATACAAGGAGTTTATTTTGAAAAAAACCTTACTTTCTTTTACTTTAGCTTCTTTGATGATAAGTCAAGCTTCATCTATAGAATTTCAAAGTGGCTTTAGTGGAAATTTAAGCCTAGGAATAGGCGCAAGAGATGTTAAAAGCAATATCTCACCTCTAGCAAATAGCGATTATCTAAGTGGATACAATACTGATAATTCCGATACTTCTGCTATCCCTCTTATAGGTCTTGAGCTTTACTATGGGAATTTAATCGATAATGATAGAGTATTTCTTAAAAACTATAATGGAAGAGATTTAAGCGGTATTGCTTTGGGCTATGAAAGAGCTTATCTAGAACGCTTTAGCACTTCCTTTTCTCTCATTTCATCTTTAAGAGAAAAAGCCTATGCTAATCCTTATGCTATAGGTAATCGCGAAGAAACCGATGTGAGCAAATACGGCTTTAAAATTTCGCAACTTTACGAAAGTGATTTTGGAAAATTTAATGCTTCTTATGTTTTTGCAAAAAACAAATTAGATAAAGAAAGCGTAGCATTTACTTCTCTTAAACGAGAGGGAAATTATCATGAGTTAGAATTAAGCTATAATTATTCTTTATTAAATTTAGGCTTAAACTATGATTACAATGATGCCGATGGAAAAGCTCAAAGCTACTCAAGATATGGCTTTAAAATAGGCACACATCTAGTTTTTGCAAAAAACTATATCCTAACCCCTAGCTTAAGCTTAAAT
It contains:
- a CDS encoding CRISPR-associated protein, Csn1 family, which codes for MKILGFDIGINSIGWAFVEDNQLQDCGVRLFTKAEDPKTKESLALPRRNARSNRRRLGRRRSRLIALKHIISKGLKLNYQDYIANDGELPKAYEGRLISPYELRYKALNEKIEPKDLARVILHIAKHRGYMNKNEKKSSDNEKGKILSALKTNALKLEKYQSVGEYFYKEFFQKYRENTKDFINIRNKEGSYENCVLASDLEKELKLILEKQKEWGYSYNDNFIKEILKVAFFQRPLKDFSYLVGACTFFEDEKRACKNSYSAWEFVALTKIINELKSLEKESGELVSSQIINEILNHILDKGSITYKKFREYIKLHESMKFKSLKYDKDNVESTKLIEFRKLVEFKKALGEHSLSREELDQIATYITLIKDNEKLKITLEKYSLNNEQIKNLLEIDFNDHINLSFKALNLILPLMKEGKRYDEACKLLNLKTKSNNQKFDFLPAFCDSIFAQELTNPIVNRAISEYRKVLNALLKKYGKMHKIHIELARDIGLSKKLRAKIEKEQKENYENNIWALNECEKFGLKANAKNILKLKLWKEQKEFCIYSGKKISIEHLRDEKALEVDHIYPYSRSFDDSFLNKVLVFTKENQEKLNKTPFEAFGANEERWSKIQALAQNLPYKKKNKILDEAFKGKQQQDFISRNLNDTRYISTLIVKYTKEYLDFLPLDEKEDVNLKSGEKGSKIHVQTINGMLTSVLRHTWGFAQKDRNNHLHHALDATIVAYSTNAIIKAFSDFKKEQELLKAKLYAKELTSDSYKHQAKFFEPFEGFREQILNQINKLFVSKPPRKRARGALHKETFYSKDEMIKKYNSQEGVEIALNCGKIRKIGTKYVENDTMVRIDIFKKQNKFYAIPIYTMDFALGVLPNKIVIIGKDKKGNPKQWQEIDESYEFCFSLHKDDLVLIQKKDMQEPEFAYYNGFDISNSSICVEKHDNKFENLTDNQRLLFTNAEGNVKAKKIGIQGLRIFEKYIITPLGEKIKADFKPREDIALKTSKKHGL
- a CDS encoding Possible periplasmic protein, giving the protein MKKTLLSFTLASLMISQASSIEFQSGFSGNLSLGIGARDVKSNISPLANSDYLSGYNTDNSDTSAIPLIGLELYYGNLIDNDRVFLKNYNGRDLSGIALGYERAYLERFSTSFSLISSLREKAYANPYAIGNREETDVSKYGFKISQLYESDFGKFNASYVFAKNKLDKESVAFTSLKREGNYHELELSYNYSLLNLGLNYDYNDADGKAQSYSRYGFKIGTHLVFAKNYILTPSLSLNQYKAEGTDPIFNKKQDGSITKLNLKLVKNQFLGYDSLYAFANYGLEKRNSDIDFYDETYHILLTGVGYKF
- a CDS encoding Rod shape-determining protein RodA, with amino-acid sequence MFIPDRRILTHFDYIQPILFIPIISISFFLIYEANTFLAEKQFVYACVGIAAFSVFFLLPIRKLMWLIPVAYWVNIFLLLSTDIFGVERLGAKRWLEIPFTHFTIQPSEIFKPSFILMLAYLIYQNPPPKNGYKLKQFLKLSFFIILPFLLIAQEPDLGSAMVLLIVGFGVLFIMGVNYKIWLSIIIAIGISSPIIYTHFLKPYQKQRIHDFISEKPSYQVAQSMIAIGNGGLIGKSEDEATQTHFNFLPIATSDFIFAYLIERFGFIGGFVLILLYILLIFHLLSLNHKLKNDYFARVAINCVALFIFIYAGVNISMTIGFAPVVGIPLPFFSYGGSSFTIFMIFFGILQHLITFRYFWTDNKNK
- a CDS encoding Replicative DNA helicase — its product is MQQEHFDLDLERAILSSCIMSEDAYSSIAGDIEPKDFSLKAHQDVFKAIIACVNAGEPISISFLKKHKKIDEQILTEIIATPSIIDLPAYVNELREKSIKRQLLSFAHLLPTRINDNRAVSEISDEIGKEIFNITNRVNTNDIKDIELVLSELLEEFKKQKSLENKTVIGLDTGFEDLNTMTKGFKGGELIIIAARPGMGKTTLCLNFIEKVLRQDKGVVMFSLEMPAAQIMQRMLAAKTSIPLQKILTADLNDNEWERIGDACNYYSKKKLFIYDSGYATITDVRAILRRLKAQEESIGLCVIDYIGLMMSNSNFNDRHLQVSEISRGLKLLARELDMPIIALSQLNRSLEQRANKRPMMSDLRESGAIEQDADTILFVYRDEVYREQDEKERENKAKAEGKPYQRNFIPNPMQENAEILVGKNRNGPVGVVEVLFLKEKSCFVDKPKFESVEFQE